From the Salinimicrobium tongyeongense genome, one window contains:
- a CDS encoding DUF4252 domain-containing protein, giving the protein MKKFSLALLALILPFLSGAQSFDKYESMKEVDAVVVTSKMFKLLTKIDLNADDPETQAYIDLIENLKEMKVLSTTKENIRQQMALDVASYIKKGSMEELMRVSEDGKTVRFYYKPGKNDDYVSQLFMFMEGQDKNKPMSVILNITGEINLAQVSKLANDFKIPGGEELEKVETN; this is encoded by the coding sequence ATGAAAAAGTTCAGCCTTGCCTTACTGGCACTTATACTACCCTTTCTTTCCGGCGCCCAGTCTTTTGATAAGTACGAAAGCATGAAAGAAGTAGATGCGGTAGTGGTAACGAGCAAAATGTTCAAGTTGCTCACCAAAATAGACCTTAATGCCGATGATCCCGAAACCCAGGCTTACATTGACCTTATTGAGAACCTCAAGGAGATGAAAGTTCTTTCAACAACCAAAGAGAACATTCGCCAGCAAATGGCCCTTGATGTGGCTTCCTACATCAAAAAAGGAAGTATGGAAGAGCTTATGAGGGTTTCTGAAGATGGCAAGACCGTTCGCTTCTATTACAAACCCGGCAAAAATGACGATTATGTGAGCCAGTTGTTTATGTTCATGGAAGGCCAGGACAAAAATAAGCCCATGTCGGTCATCCTGAATATTACCGGAGAGATCAACCTTGCACAGGTGTCAAAACTGGCAAATGACTTCAAGATTCCGGGTGGGGAAGAACTCGAAAAAGTTGAAACAAATTAA
- a CDS encoding DUF4252 domain-containing protein, whose protein sequence is MKKSVFILVLLCLGFASCNNETSLQEFYVEHQNDNQYLAFDIPVSLLTGDNTTLNAEQKATLETIRKVNILGFPLKTENKEEYETEKERLSSILKADKYQQLMRYGGGTRKAELYYLGEEDAIDELIVFGSDDEKGFGIARLTGNDMNPEALIRLLKSFEKGELDVAGLPKLEGFLD, encoded by the coding sequence ATGAAAAAGTCAGTTTTTATACTGGTGCTGCTATGCCTTGGCTTTGCTTCGTGTAATAATGAGACCAGCCTGCAGGAGTTTTATGTAGAGCACCAAAACGACAACCAGTACCTGGCGTTCGACATACCGGTGAGTTTGTTAACGGGCGATAATACCACGCTCAACGCCGAGCAAAAAGCCACTTTGGAAACCATCAGGAAAGTGAATATCCTCGGATTTCCACTGAAAACAGAAAATAAAGAAGAATATGAAACCGAAAAAGAACGTTTATCTTCTATTCTGAAAGCCGATAAATACCAGCAGCTTATGCGCTACGGCGGGGGCACCAGAAAGGCTGAACTCTATTACCTGGGTGAAGAAGACGCCATAGATGAACTGATCGTCTTTGGAAGCGACGATGAAAAAGGCTTCGGAATTGCCCGCCTTACCGGGAATGACATGAACCCTGAAGCCCTTATACGACTCCTGAAGTCTTTCGAAAAAGGAGAACTTGATGTAGCCGGATTGCCCAAATTAGAAGGCTTCCTCGATTAA